The uncultured Desulfatiglans sp. DNA window TTTCCCTGCCCGGCGGCCGCGAACCGGCCGAAGGCTCCGGACGTTTCATTCCGGCCCCCGAAGCTCTCGAAACTGGGCTTCTTGAACTTGATCCGATCGACCCCGAGCCCCCGAATGAACCGCTTCAGGGCCGCCTCCTTCGCTTCGTTGTATGGGAACATGACCGTCTGCACCTGGATGAGGGGGGTGGACCGCTTCTGCCGGTTCCTTTCGCGGCGCAGGGCCTCGATGCCTCTCAGGATCTTTTCGAGATCCGCCCCGCGGCGGTAGATCCCCAGATCGTCCTGCGTCATCCCGTCAAGGGAGATCGAAATCTTGTCGAGGCCGCTGCGGACGACCGCCTCGGCCTTCTCCTCCAGGAGCATCCCGTTGGTGGCGAAATAGGTGTAAATCCCCCTGGTTTTCAGGCTTGCCACGATGTCGAAGACGGACCCGGACAAAAGCGGTTCCCCCATCAGATGGAGGCAGGCGTAATGCATGGCAGGGTTGTCCGCGGCGATCCCTTCCACCCATTCGAGCGGCATCTCGGTATATCCCCGCCGCAGGTGGTGGGTCGAGCAG harbors:
- a CDS encoding putative Radical SAM domain protein (Evidence 3 : Putative function from multiple computational evidences); this encodes MRSGSLQQALQPDEGRLAAAMAGPRQDEAYSRAEAVFKELPLPEKVRLVMAFRPTIFQIESTSRCNLNCPLCSTHHLRRGYTEMPLEWVEGIAADNPAMHYACLHLMGEPLLSGSVFDIVASLKTRGIYTYFATNGMLLEEKAEAVVRSGLDKISISLDGMTQDDLGIYRRGADLEKILRGIEALRRERNRQKRSTPLIQVQTVMFPYNEAKEAALKRFIRGLGVDRIKFKKPSFESFGGRNETSGAFGRFAAAGQGKYSRRQEGYKTYRETAVCRLLFQGFVLSDGAVVPCCIDYDGEYAFGNLRERGWREIWNSNARRTMLERFFEGHLDICRTCTLGYDYSTTVWENNPR